In Thamnophis elegans isolate rThaEle1 chromosome 4, rThaEle1.pri, whole genome shotgun sequence, the following proteins share a genomic window:
- the PTK7 gene encoding inactive tyrosine-protein kinase 7 translates to MARGAPLLLLQLLAVGAQANISFTKEPNSQDVLHGRGAILRCEVKDPRDIEFEWLQNGEPFQDTERRFKEGSNLQFASIDRQQDGGNFQCVARNVVTGEEARTTNVSFNIKWIETGKVVLKNPARVEDIQSSSPVTLHCHIDGHPRPISQWFQDGTQIVDDRTIYSVNNKERTFTIKSANPDDNGIYYCCARNAVGTVCSRNNFTLNIIDESFPHPVIVPENQIVNKNEEAMFHCKFQAVPPPTQEWLFEDDSPIQNRSRTIIFSNGSLLVTQVKPRSVGIYKCVGRGQKGKPVILEATLQLAEIEDFSQVFNPKIVIANKEQRVTCVAPRGIPEPHIWWERNNVRIPTTGRVHQEAGDLVFTTIVEKDTGIYTCHAMNKAGEKKQDLSISVATKPEWVEKPKDSQLEESKPGYLHCLSKASLKPTVNWFRNGNPISEDSRFEIAENGTLRINSVEVYDGTIFKCVSSTPAGSIEEHVRVHVLEKLKFTPPPQPLQCVEFDKEVTISCSATGREKPAIHWIKTDGRNLPTWVSNNSGNLHFHKVTRSDAGNYTCIASNGPQGEIRATIQLTVAVFISFKLRPDDTTVYPGHTAMFQCQAEGDPLPQIQWKGKDKILDHDEFSPRIQIMTNGSLIIYDVTTADSGKYTCIAGNSCNIKHHEAFLHVVDLPLMNPDNMPNSHTPYKMIQTIGLSVGAAVAYIIIVLGLMFYCKKRRKAKRLKKQPESEEPEMECLNGGTLLQNGQTTAEIQEEVALTNIGSSSAVNKRHSTSDKMHFSRSNLQTITPLGKGEFGDVFLAKAKGIDDNDTEVLVLVKSLQSRDEQLQLAFRQETEMFGKLNHNNVVRLLGLCREAEPHYMILEYVDLGDLKQFLRISRSKDENLKPQPISTKHKLSFCCQVALGMEHLSNSRFVHKDLAARNCLVSAQRQVKLAKLSLNKDVYNSEYYHYHQAWIPLRWMPPEAVLEDEFSTKSDVWSFGVVMWEIFTLGELPHSSLGNEEVLAGLQSGKMKLPHPEGCPSKCYKLMQRCWAQSPKDRPSFSEITNMLGESPSESKA, encoded by the exons CTGTTGGGGCTCAAGCAAATATATCTTTCACTAAAGAGCCAAATTCTCAGGATGTGTTGCATGGTCGTGGTGCCATTTTGCGCTGTGAAGTGAAAGACCCTAGAGACATTGAATTTGAGTGGTTACAGAATGGGGAACCTTTTCAGGACACTGAACGGCGTTTCAAGGAAGGGAGCAACCTTCAGTTTGCATCTATTGATCGTCAGCAAGATGGCGGGAACTTCCAATGTGTTGCCAGGAATGtagttactggagaagaagctcgGACAACAAATGTATCTTTCAACATAAAAT GGATTGAAACAGGGAAAGTTGTCTTGAAGAATCCTGCCAGAGTGGAGGATATACAAagttcttctccagtaacattgcaTTGTCACATTGATGGGCACCCACG CCCAATAAGTCAGTGGTTCCAAGATGGTACCCAAATTGTAGACGATCGCACAATTTACTCAGTCAATAATAAGGAGCGGACCTTCACCATCAAGAGTGCCAACCCAGATGATAATGGCATTTATTACTGTTGTGCTCGGAATGCTGTGGGCACTGTATGCAGCCGAAACAATTTCACCCTCAATATTATAG ATGaaagtttcccccacccagtgaTAGTTCCTGAGAACCAAATTGTCAATAAAAATGAGGAGGCTATGTTCCATTGCAAGTTCCAGGCTGTGCCACCACCTACCCAAGAATGGCTATTTGAGGATGACTCCCCAATTCAAAATCGTAGCAG GACCatcatattttccaatggctCTTTACTAGTAACTCAGGTGAAACCACGCAGTGTTGGAATCTACAAATGTGTTGGCCGTGGACAAAAAGGAAAACCTGTAATCCTGGAGGCAACCCTACAACTAGCAG AAATTGAAGATTTTTCTCAAGTATTTAACCCCAAAATTGTCATAGCCAATAAAGAGCAACGTGTAACCTGTGTGGCTCCTCGTGGGATCCCTGAACCCCATATTTGGTGGGAGAGAAACAATGTCCGTATCCCCACTACTGGGAGAGTTCACCAAGAAGCAGGGGACCTTGTCTTCACCACTATTGTAGAAAAGGATACTGGAATATATACTTGCCATGCAATGAACAAggctggagaaaaaaaacaagatcTTTCCATTTCAGTAGCAA CAAAGCCAGAATGGGTGGAAAAGCCCAAGGACAGTCAGCTAGAGGAAAGCAAACCAGGATACCTTCATTGTCTCAGTAAAGCCTCTCTCAAGCCCACTGTCAACTGGTTTCGTAATGGCAATCCTATTTCAGAG GATTCCCGCTTTGAAATTGCTGAGAATGGGACACTGCGTATTAACAGTGTGGAAGTGTACGATGGAACAATATTCAAGTGTGTAAGCAGCACTCCAGCAGGAAGTATTGAAGAACACGTCCGTGTACATGTTCTGG AAAAGCTGAAGTTTACTCCTCCGCCTCAACCCCTGCAGTGTGTTGAATTTGATAAAGAAGTCACTATTTCCTGCTCAGCTACAGGGCGAGAAAAACCTGCAATCCATTGGATTAAAACCG ATGGGAGAAATCTACCAACCTGGGTCAGTAACAATTCTGGAAATCTGCACTTTCATAAAGTGACCCGGAGTGACGCTGGAAACTATACATGTATTGCTTCCAATGGTCCACAAGGAGAGATCAGAGCAACGATTCAACTTACAGTGGCAG tGTTTATAAGCTTCAAACTGAGGCCAGATGACACAACTGTATATCCAGGACACACAGCCATGTTTCAGTGTCAAGCTGAGGGTGACCCATTGCCACAAATCCAGTGGAAAGGAAAGGATAAGATTCTGGATCATGATGAATTTTCACCCAG GATTCAAATTATGACCAATGGCTCTCTAATAATATATGATGTCACCACTGCGGATTCTGGCAAGTATACCTGCATTGCTGGCAACAGTTGCAACATCAAGCACCATGAGGCCTTTCTCCATGTTGTTG ATTTACCTCTTATGAATCCTGATAATATGCCCAACAGCCACACCCCCTATAAAATGATTCAGACTATAGGGCTATCTGTTGGTGCTGCAGTAGCATATATAATAATCGTGTTGGGCCTCATGTTCTACtgcaagaagaggaggaaagcGAAGAGACTGAAGAAGCAGCCAGAAAGTGAAGAGCCAGAGATGGAGTGTCTGAATG gGGGTACTTTGCTGCAAAATGGACAGACTACTGCTGAGATCCAAGAAGAGGTGGCTCTGACAAATATTGGCAGCAGCTCTGCAGTCAACAAGAGGCACAGTACTAGTGATAAAATGCACTTTTCTCGGTCTAACCTGCAGACAATCACTCCTCTGG ggaaaggTGAATTTGGAGATGTTTTCCTGGCTAAGGCAAAAGGCATTGATGACAATGACACTGAAGTGCTTGTGTTAGTCAAGAGTCTTCAGTCAAGGGATGAACAACTACAGTTGGCCTTCAGACAAGAAACTGAGATGTTTGGCAAACTGAACCACAACAATGTGGTGCGATTGCTTGGCTTATGCAGGGAAGCAGAGCCTCACTACATGATCTTGGAATATGTAGATTTG GGAGATCTGAAGCAGTTCCTGAGGATTTCCAGAAGTAAAGATGAGAACCTCAAGCCCCAGCCCATCAGCACAAAGCATAAG TTGTCTTTCTGCTGTCAAGTGGCACTGGGGATGGAACATCTCTCCAATAGCAGGTTTGTCCACAAAGACTTGGCGGCTCGGAACTGCCTGGTCAGTGCGCAAAGGCAGGTGAAGCTGGCAAAACTAAGTCTCAACAAAGATGTTTACAACAG CGAATACTATCACTACCACCAAGCCTGGATTCCACTTCGTTGGATGCCCCCTGAAGCTGTCTTGGAGGATGAATTCTCCACAAAATCTGATGTGTGGTCCTTCGGGGTGGTCATGTGGGAAATATTTACATTGGGGGAATTGCCGCATTCATCATTGGGGAATGAAGAGGTGTTAGCAG gtTTACAGTCTGGGAAAATGAAGCTTCCCCATCCAGAGGGTTGTCCCTCCAAATGTTACAAGTTGATGCAGCGCTGTTGGGCTCAAAGCCCAAAGGACCGCCCATCTTTCAGCGAAATTACTAACATGCTTGGAGAAAGCCCATCAGAAAGCAAAGCCTGA